From the genome of Candidozyma auris chromosome 2, complete sequence, one region includes:
- a CDS encoding mitochondrial 37S ribosomal protein uS5m translates to MFKASVGRLGLQRVSLRLFSHAPVIKAEQNPQNSLEYLSKFYSPEMLQSLKITESLVDPASYLELKKGGKAEISKVAPDPEETYLKTDPKWDEPILYPNQAPDRTPYAPIPREARPDTSDLKLRFHVEQKKARKSARETFDDRYNRVALLTGFNVDYIKKLRVTNVLIKRVSCQTSKGKIPNFYAMTIVGDRNGMVGMSEGKSRQGVRYALEKGFLKAVKNLQPVARYEDRTIIGEIDYKYHAVKLSLKSAPAGFGLRINPVLFEVCEAAGIKDLRGKITKSRNRMNTVKGFFEALTKERPIEELAAGRGKKIVDLRKVYYSA, encoded by the coding sequence ATGTTCAAAGCATCGGTGGGCCGACTTGGGCTACAAAGAGTGTCTCTTAGACTCTTCTCACATGCTCCAGTTATAAAAGCTGAGCAAAACCCTCAAAACTCCCTTGAGTACTTGTCGAAGTTCTATTCTCCAGAGATGCTACAGAGTCTCAAGATCACCGAATCTTTAGTGGACCCAGCCTCGTACCTtgagttgaaaaaaggCGGCAAGGCTGAAATTTCTAAAGTTGCCCCTGATCCAGAGGAGACTTACCTCAAAACCGACCCAAAATGGGACGAACCCATCCTTTACCCAAACCAGGCTCCAGACAGAACTCCGTACGCTCCAATTCCCAGAGAGGCAAGACCAGACACTTCAGACTTGAAGCTTCGTTTTCACGTTGAGCAGAAAAAGGCAAGAAAGTCGGCGAGAGAAACCTTTGATGACCGTTACAACCGAGTAGCACTTTTAACTGGGTTTAACGTGgactacatcaagaagttgcgTGTCACCAACGTACTCATAAAAAGGGTGTCTTGCCAAACAAGCAAAGGTAAGATCCCCAACTTCTATGCCATGACGATTGTGGGCGACAGAAACGGCATGGTGGGTATGAGTGAAGGTAAATCGAGGCAAGGTGTGAGGTACGCTTTGGAAAAGGGTTTCTTGAAGGCGGTGAAGAACCTCCAGCCAGTTGCTCGTTACGAAGACAGAACAATCATTGGCGAGATCGACTACAAGTACCATGCGGTGAAATTGCTGTTGAAGTCTGCGCCCGCCGGGTTTGGACTCCGAATCAATCCtgtgctttttgaagtatGTGAGGCTGCTGGTATCAAGGACTTGAGAGGTAAAATCacgaaatcaagaaacagAATGAACACAGTGAAGGGATTCTTCGAGGCGTTGACAAAGGAAAGGCCCATCGAGGAGTTGGCTGCGGGCAGAGGCAAGAAGATTGTCGACTTGAGAAAGGTATACTACTCTGCTTAG
- a CDS encoding glycerophosphocholine acyltransferase — protein sequence MADSAETSGHQPLSVDNLTRKNQMEASSSAIDDEDVELDDRSSYSSSKLARSDSSSSVSFIDLSKLLLMPDFDFGNGFDHVSDSTKKKFKDMKDKTRQTFKKFTPDGKVSSRKFTAQELAKYQESLHARLTKFDNRVHESLQSSSTEKLFYAAAVALVASGGFIIGKYPIYFPVFHTVLFCLLMPIRFYTYFKLSFQYYLADLCYYVNLLVVLFIWAFPQSESLFISCFSLTLGTLCFAVITWRNSLVLHSIEKTTSSFIHIMPPITMFVIVHELPEAYVAERYPGMANIEKWDFANGVVWTCIYYTIWQVCYHYFITVRKRAQIAKGKVTSFTYLKHKNSDSVLGRFVNSLPYTWMQIAAFTLIQFGYQMLTMLPCPIWFKYKHACGGFVAFIFVWSAYNGATYYIEVFGKRFEKEVNRLKSEIMDLQQKVERQEKSTPQFSPLNGSTLSSTDNIAELNLSEKKEK from the coding sequence ATGGCAGACTCTGCGGAGACTTCAGGCCACCAGCCTTTGTCGGTGGACAATTTAACAAGAAAAAACCAAATGGAGGCGTCTCTGTCGGCGATagacgatgaagatgttgagcttgatgacCGCAGCTCTTACTCTTCCAGCAAGCTTGCTCGGTCGGACTCGTCGCTGTCTGTGTCGTTCATCGACCTCTCGAAGCTCTTGTTGATGCCCGACTTCGACTTTGGCAACGGCTTCGACCATGTGAGTGACTCcacgaagaagaagttcaaggaCATGAAGGATAAGACAAGACAGAcgttcaagaagttcaccCCCGACGGCAAAGTCAGCTCCCGTAAGTTCACGGCGCAGGAATTGGCAAAGTACCAGGAGTCGCTACATGCTCGGTTGACGAAGTTTGACAATAGAGTGCACGAGAGTTTGCAGAGCTCTTCGACCGAGAAGTTGTTCTATGCTGCTGCGGTGGCCTTGGTGGCTAGTGGCGGCTTCATTATTGGAAAATACCCGATTTACTTTCCAGTATTCCACACGGTGCTTTTCTGTTTGCTCATGCCGATTCGTTTCTACACCtacttcaagttgtcgtTCCAGTACTACCTTGCAGACTTGTGCTACTACGTCAACTTGTTGGTGGTATTATTTATTTGGGCTTTTCCTCAGTCGGAGTCTCTTTTCATCTCATGCTTCTCCTTGACTTTGGGCACCCTTTGCTTTGCTGTCATCACCTGGCGCAACTCTCTTGTGCTCCATTCCATCGAGAAAACCACAAGTTCCTTCATCCATATCATGCCTCCCATCACTATGTTCGTGATCGTGCACGAGCTTCCAGAAGCCTATGTTGCCGAGAGGTACCCTGGCATGGCTAATATCGAGAAATGGGATTTTGCCAATGGTGTGGTGTGGACATGCATTTACTATACCATCTGGCAAGTGTGCTATCATTACTTCATCACCGTGCGCAAGAGGGCTCAGATCGCCAAGGGCAAAGTCACGTCTTTTACTTACctcaaacacaaaaatAGTGATAGCGTGCTTGGCCGTTTTGTCAACTCACTTCCCTACACGTGGATGCAAATTGCTGCTTTCACCTTGATCCAGTTTGGCTACCAGATGCTTACCATGCTACCCTGTCCGATCTGGTTCAAGTATAAGCATGCGTGTGGCGGCTTCGTCGCCTTCATATTCGTTTGGTCTGCCTACAATGGCGCCACGTACTACATTGAGGTTTTCGGTAAGAGGTttgagaaggaagtgaaCCGTCTCAAGAGCGAGATTATGGACTTGCAGCAAAAAGTCGAGCGTCAAGAGAAACTGACCCCACAGTTTCTGCCCTTGAACGGAAGTACCCTTTCAAGCACCGACAACATTGCGGAACTCAATCTtctggagaagaaagaaaagtaa
- the NOP13 gene encoding Nop13p, with the protein MSAAVETKKEKRERKEKKKEKREKRSKVEDESDTDSSASDKKTQAAQEELEIDLNAGVPLSKKQQRLLKKGKLNVEKLAKKHPTPKRADEEETETKSGKSPHGVWIGNLSFDTTKEDLVRFIVGKTQILADDNVKVAESDITRVNLPKKNGKIKGFAYVDFPSEKHVESVIQLSESNLNGRNLLIKNAGSFEGRPEGDAQKKLSKNPPSRILFVGNLSFDTSESDLEEHFRHCGEILRIRMATFEDSGKCKGFAFIDFKDESGPTTALKSKLAKKLINRPLRLEYGEDRSKRAPSRARERVVEGEIKESSPVAAEESENRSYKERPAAAEKQKPKKRTFNEEPAPGKRLKSSVALASAQRASAAIVPSQGKKITFD; encoded by the coding sequence ATGTCAGCTGCCGTCGAAacgaagaaggagaagagagaaagaaaggaaaagaaaaaagagaagagggAGAAAAGGCTGAAGGTAGAGGATGAGAGTGACACCGACTCGTCAGCATCAGACAAGAAAACCCAAGCtgcacaagaagaactcgaGATCGACTTGAACGCTGGAGTTCCCCTTTCTAAGAAGCAACAGAGATTGCTAAAAAAGGGTAAGttgaatgtggagaagcttgcaaagaagcaTCCTACACCAAAACGTgcagacgaagaagaaaccgaAACAAAGTCTGGCAAATCGCCCCATGGTGTGTGGATTGGCAACTTATCGTTTGACACCACGAAGGAGGATCTCGTGAGGTTTATTGTGGGAAAAACCCAAATTCTCGCAGATGATAATGTCAAGGTTGCAGAGAGTGATATCACCAGAGTGAACCTTCCGAAGAAGAATGGGAAGATCAAGGGCTTTGCATACGTGGACTTTCCTAGCGAAAAGCACGTTGAAAGCGTGATTCAGCTAAGCGAGCTGAATCTCAACGGCAGGAAcctcctcatcaagaatgcAGGCTCGTTTGAGGGCAGGCCCGAGGGCGATGctcagaagaagttgtcGAAGAATCCGCCGCTGAGAATCTTGTTTGTGGGAAATCTCTCGTTCGATACGAGTGAGAGTGATCTTGAGGAGCACTTCAGACACTGTGGcgagatcttgagaattCGAATGGCGACTTTTGAAGACTCGGGTAAGTGTAAGGGGTTTGCGTTCATAGACTTCAAGGACGAGAGTGGTCCTACAACTGCACTCAAGTCGAAGCTTGCGAAGAAACTCATAAACCGTCCGTTGAGGCTCGAATACGGTGAAGACAGATCAAAGAGAGCTCCTAGCAGGGCGAGAGAGAGAGTTGTGGAGGGGGAGATAAAGGAGTCCTCGCCTGTGGCTGCCGAAGAGTCAGAAAATCGTTCTTACAAAGAGAGacctgctgctgctgaaaaacaaaaaccaaagaagagaacatTCAACGAGGAACCAGCACCAGGAAAAAGACTCAAGTCGTCTGTGGCTCTTGCCTCTGCTCAAAGAGCGTCTGCCGCAATTGTCCCCTCTCAAGGCAAAAAGATCACGTTTGATTGA
- a CDS encoding zinc-dependent alcohol dehydrogenase encodes MLRLLSTHTVRLFCSHSARGISSRALATRASIQIPKSQRAIVYETHGGPLLYKEIPVPQPKPNELLVNIKYSGVCHSDLHLYKGEWPLKVKLPLVGGHEGAGVVVAMGEAVKGWEVGDLAGIKWLNSSCQSCEYCTSGHEPVCSTSVISGCHQDGTFQQYAVADAIQAARIPKGVNMAEVAPILCAGLTTYKAMKESGAKAGNWVAIVGAGGGLGSLAVQYAKAMGFMVLGIDGGKDKTQWAKSLGAHEVVDFTTVPDLPRTVVEKTGGGAHAVINVSASATALQQAFAYVRPTGSIVLVGIPGKPIIDLPILPTVSRQLKIVGSMVGNRKDTQEALEFFARGLIKSPVKVAGLSELPRIFEEMDKGVILGRYTVDTSK; translated from the coding sequence ATGCTCCGTTTGCTTTCAACTCACACCGTGCGcttattttgcagccattctgcTCGAGGCATATCCTCTCGAGCACTAGCCACCAGAGCTTCAATACAAATCCCAAAGTCACAAAGGGCCATTGTGTACGAGACACACGGCGGGCCTTTGCTCTACAAAGAGATCCCCGTGCCCCAACCAAAACCTAACGAATTACTCGTGAATATCAAGTATTCGGGTGTCTGTCACTCTGACTTGCACTTGTACAAAGGAGAGTGGCCATTGAAGGTCAAATTGCCGCTAGTTGGGGGCCACGAAGGTGCTGGTGTGGTTGTGGCCATGGGGGAAGCCGTGAAGGGCTGGGAGGTTGGCGATTTGGCTGGAATCAAGTGGTTGAACTCGCTGTGCCAGCTGTGCGAGTATTGTACTTCTGGCCACGAGCCCGTGTGTTCTACTTCGGTGATTTCGGGATGCCACCAGGACGGAACGTTCCAGCAGTATGCCGTGGCAGATGCAATTCAGGCAGCCAGAATCCCCAAGGGCGTGAACATGGCTGAAGTGGCCCCAATTCTCTGTGCTGGGCTCACCACGTACAAGGCAATGAAAGAGCTGGGAGCCAAAGCAGGCAATTGGGTTGCCATTGTGGGTGCCGGCGGTGGTTTGGGCAGCTTGGCCGTCCAGTATGCGAAGGCAATGGGGTTCATGGTGTTGGGTATAGATGGAGGGAAGGATAAGACGCAGTGGGCGAAGTCTTTGGGTGCCCATGAAGTGGTGGATTTCACAACGGTGCCTGATTTGCCCAGAACTGTGGTGGAGAAAACCGGTGGAGGCGCTCATGCTGTGATCAACGTCTCGGCTTCTGCTACAGCGCTTCAGCAGGCTTTTGCCTACGTGAGACCTACGGGCTCGATAGTGTTGGTGGGGATCCCGGGGAAACCAATCATCGACTTGCCAATTCTCCCTACCGTGAGCAGACAGTTGAAAATTGTCGGGTCCATGGTGGGAAACAGGAAAGACACTCAAGAGGCTCTTGAGTTTTTTGCTCGAGGATTGATCAAGTCTCCAGTCAAGGTAGCTGGGTTGTCCGAGTTGCCCAGGatctttgaagagatggacAAGGGAGTCATCTTGGGTCGCTACACGGTCGATACATCGAAGTAA
- the SLK19 gene encoding Slk19p encodes MSEVESKQTEEYVIGGKPQPSRLKKLTSASSWTSPFRNAGTKKNVYQEFKDQNSVSQVKVPKKFASHPTLEAEQREKEQREKAEAAKLKKEKKEAEEEKKKKEAEEKSKAEAEKEAEGEADVSVAKDEEEAEGAEDVVSPAEAAREDTSVVSEAKIEPLSPESVKAAAEPAKNAEKEEPADDATAADEKAKEVEEAQESAEAQHSKVKELYDEDLAKNTLEGDDNIVDEIKENPVEVGVPNGAKYESVELPNQEVLDRLKDKPVLLNKYQQLNADAIGSVAKSLDDPNKIIDLGSGLRLTQAQLLEIASKRVAPVIATINEEVTKSKQEDDINRKKEYDAKVAKHQGKLDKDFSKYQEKVAKLKAGFDADIDSKLANLAAQIEAAHQEAERFEKQTKEEIETAKTEYEEREKNAVDQHEIDKETLIKNHEELTETKKQELEDSKKNQETTANEIEELKKRKADLEEANTELSKKLEELTEKLSERQAVVDDLKEKHTGQLGIISKHEETKGGLQKKIDDSNKELDEKRARHATLAGEVGVLGGILAAHVSKLTDLKADKKDRTNRLAEAKREATKWQQERREMAERTHREHEQKRLEAKEAAETERFQQQLEEERKRLEEEKKKAEEERLRQQEEQRLIDEENERLEAEKKRVEEERSAATAAAVAASAAGGSSAGQATAAGKEATVSRHAEPTENATPKHDSGVNAAIVPQNKDIKTSGEPLPDQSKEAKPKGEDKKKGHGGLLAGGALGAAGGAAAGGALAGSSSGSNGGKSFGVSAPNVGGSAPDTGVSKESRPEAKRSGSTKKRLRTLFGGKKDADENTASESTSKALTGGTSGGAAAGAVAAHQDSKGPFSQGKDSHDVSSNASTEVFSVYEEVSDEEFERNRNNPRYIEVDEDEAQKLLRKNQDLLQ; translated from the coding sequence ATGTCGGAAGTCGAGTCGAAACAAACTGAAGAGTACGTCATTGGCGGGAAGCCGCAGCCTAGcagattgaagaagttgacttcGGCTTCATCGTGGACCAGCCCCTTCAGAAACGCCGGtacgaagaagaatgtgTACCAGGAATTCAAGGACCAGAATTCCGTCTCCCAGGTTAAAGTGCCCAAGAAGTTTGCTTCTCATCCAACATTGGAAGCtgagcaaagagagaaggagcAGAGGGAGAAAGCCGAGGCAGCCAAGttaaagaaggagaagaaggaggccgaggaggagaagaagaagaaggaagccGAAGAAAAGAGTAAAGCTGAGgctgaaaaagaagctgaaggTGAAGCTGACGTGAGCGTGGCCaaggacgaggaggaagcTGAAGGTGCGGAGGATGTGGTGTCTCCAGCTGAGGCTGCTAGAGAGGATACTTCCGTGGTTTCTGAGGCCAAGATTGAGCCTCTTTCCCCTGAGTCTGTCAAGGCCGCTGCTGAGCCAGCTAAGAACgctgagaaggaggagccTGCTGATGATGCTACGGCCGCTGATgagaaggccaaggagGTCGAGGAGGCCCAAGAGTCGGCTGAAGCTCAGCACTCTAAAGTCAAGGAGCTTTACGATGAGGATCTTGCCAAAAACACTCTTGAAGGTGACGACAACATCGTAGACGAAATCAAAGAGAACCCCGTGGAAGTGGGTGTTCCCAATGGAGCCAAGTACGAGTCGGTTGAATTGCCTAACCAAGAGGTGTTGGACAGGTTGAAGGACAAGCCggtgttgttgaacaagtacCAGCAATTGAACGCTGATGCCATTGGCTCCGTGGCCAAGAGTTTAGATGACCCcaacaagatcatcgaCTTGGGTTCGGGCTTGCGTTTGACCCAGGCTCAGTTGTTGGAAATCGCCTCCAAGCGTGTGGCTCCCGTAATTGCCACCATCAACGAGGAAGTGACGAAGTCCAAACAGGAGGACgacatcaacagaaagaagGAGTACGACGCGAAGGTCGCTAAACATCAAGGTAAGCTTGACAAAGACTTCAGCAAGTACCAAGAGAAGGTTGCGAAGCTCAAGGCAGGCTTTGATGCTGACATTGACTCAAAGCTTGCTAATTTGGCAGCGCAGATCGAGGCGGCTCACCAGGAGGCTGAACGCTTTGAAAAGCAGACaaaggaagagattgaaaCTGCAAAGACCGAGTACGAAGAGCGTGAGAAGAATGCCGTTGATCAACATGAGATTGACAAAGAGACTTTGATCAAGAACCACGAGGAATTGACAGAGACCAAGAAACAGGAGTTGGAGGACTCTAAGAAAAACCAAGAGACCACCGCTaatgagattgaagaattgaagaaaaggaaggcGGACTTGGAGGAGGCCAACACCGAGTTGTCTAAGAAGCTCGAGGAATTGACTGAGAAGTTGAGTGAACGCCAAGCAGTTGTTgacgacttgaaggagaagcacACCGGCCAGCTCGGTATAATTTCCAAACATGAAGAAACCAAGGGTGGCTTgcagaaaaaaatcgaCGACAGCAACAAGGAGCTCGATGAAAAGAGAGCCAGGCATGCAACTTTAGCTGGCGAAGTGGGTGTTTTGGGCGGTATTCTTGCTGCTCATGTACTGAAGTTAACTGATTTGAAAGCTGATAAGAAGGACAGAACTAACAGACTTGCCGAGGCTAAACGGGAGGCTACTAAGTGGCAGCAAGAGAGGAGAGAAATGGCCGAGAGAACTCACCGAGAGCACGAACAGAAGCGTTtggaagccaaagaagcgGCAGAGACCGAAAGATTTCAGCAACAACTCGAggaggaaagaaagagattggaggaggaaaaaaaaaaggccgaagaagagagattgAGACAACAAGAGGAGCAGCGTCTtattgatgaagagaatgaaagGCTTGAGgctgaaaagaaaagagtggaagaagaaagaagtgCCGCCACTGCAGCCGCTGTGGCCGCTAGTGCTGCTGGAGGAAGCTCTGCTGGCCAGGCGACTGCTGCAGGCAAGGAGGCCACTGTCTCCAGACATGCTGAACCTACTGAAAATGCTACACCAAAGCACGATCTGGGAGTAAACGCCGCAATAGTTCCTCAAAACAAGGACATCAAGACAAGTGGCGAGCCTCTCCCTGACCAGTCTAAGGAGGCTAAGCCTAAAGGTGAAGATAAGAAGAAAGGGCACGGTGGTTTGTTAGCCGGTGGTGCTTTGGGTGCAGCAGGCGGCGCTGCAGCAGGGGGTGCTCTTGCAGGCTCCTCTTCAGGATCAAACGGCGGTAAGTCTTTTGGGGTTTCGGCTCCAAATGTCGGTGGTTCCGCACCTGACACTGGTGTTTCCAAGGAAAGTAGACCTGAGGCCAAGAGAAGTGGCTccaccaaaaagagactCAGGACTCTCTTTGGTGGGAAGAAAGATGCTGACGAGAACACGGCTTCAGAGAGCACCAGCAAAGCATTGACTGGTGGCACATCTGGAGGTGCCGCTGCTGGCGCTGTTGCTGCCCATCAAGACTCTAAAGGTCCATTCAGTCAAGGCAAGGACAGCCACGATGTATCCTCCAATGCTTCTACCGAAGTGTTCTCAGTCTACGAGGAAGTTTCAGATGAGGAATTTGAGAGGAACAGAAACAACCCTAGGTACATTGAGGTCGACGAGGACGAGGCACAGAAGTTGCTTCGCAAGAACCAGGACCTTTTACAATGA